The sequence CGTCGCCAGCGCTTCAACGATCGCTGGCATCGATGGAATATAGATCGAGGTGGAGATCTGACCGAGGGCAACGAGCGCCGTCAGCAGCGCTCCGACGATGAGCGATTCGGGATCGACGGTGGGGCGCATGCCGTGGCTTACCGTTGTGACAGTGCGGCGGGAGCGAGCAGGTGGCGAACACGGGGCAGATCCGGACCGCGGTGGTGATGACGGACAGCCTGCTCGACCACACGGTCGGCCTGGGTGACGCGAGCGTGTTGGCGCAGGTGGTCCAGCCACGACGGCACGATGAAGGCCTCGACCCAGGTTCCCGGCCGCGCTGCATCCTCGAAGATGCCCCAACGAGAGGCACCATCGCGACGGCGCACGTGCCCGAGCCGGGTTATTGCTGCGAGGAAAGCCGTAACAGTCTCTGCGTCGACCTCGTATTCGATGGTGACCAGGACGGGTCCGCGGTCATGATCGACCTCGGCGACGACGACGGGTTCCGGCCAGTGAGCGGAGGTTGCCTGGCCCTCGACGTTGCCTTCATGAAGCGGAAAACGCCGGCCGAGCAGCAGGCTGGCGGCGGCTCCGAGCGCGGCGAGGCCAAGTGCGACAGACGATCCGAAGGCCGAGGCGACAGCACCCCAAACGGCGCTACCGGCGGCCATGCTGCCGGAGAAGGCAACGATGTTCAATGCCAGCGTGCGGGCCCGTACCCAGGCAGGCACAGCGGTCTGCGCGGCAATCTGGAACGAGGACATCATCGCCAGCCACGCGGCGCCGGTGAGCAGCATGCAGGGGATAATCAGCCACAAACTGGTGGCGAGGCCGATAATCGCAGTCATTGCTGCGTACAACAGGCTCGCTGCCGCCACCAGGGTATTGGCCGACATCCGGCGTCGCGCGCGCGGCAGCACCAGCGCGCCCGCGATCGCGCCAATACCAACGGCACCCAGCAGCGCGCCGTAAAGTGTGGCGTTGCCGTGCAGGTCGTGGCGGGCGACCACCGGAAGCAGTGCCCACGTGGCACTGGCGAAAGCGAAAAAGGCAACGCAACGGACGAGCACGGCCTGGACCGCCGGTGCCTCGCGAACGTACCGCCAGCCGGCACGCATGGCGGCAGAGAAATTCTCCGGCGGCAGTTCGGAGGTCACGACGGTTTGCCGCCACAGGACGAGTGTTGCGATTACCCCACAAAAAGAGAGGGCGTTGAGCACGTACGCCCAGGCGGAACCGATCCCGGCGACGACGAAGCCTCCCAGCGCCGGGCCGACGGCACGCGCGATATTCATGCCGAGGCTGCCGAGCGCGACCGCTGCCGCGAGTTCGCCCGGCCCCACAAGCTCGGGCACTGTCGCCGACCACGCCGGCATGGTCAGTGCCGCGCCGATGCCGAGGCAAAACGTCAGCATCAGCAGATGGACAGGATTTAGTAGTTCGAGAGCCGCCAGTGCCGCCAGGGCCAGCGCCGAAAGCGCCATCCACGACTGTGCCGCGATCAATAGACGACGCCGGTCGACGATGTCGGCGAGAACGCCTGCGGGGATGGCCAGCAGGCAGATCGGCAGCGTTGTCGCCACCTGTACGAGCGAGACCAGCAGCGGCGAAGATGCCATTTCCGTCATCATCCAGGCGGACGCGGTATCGTTCACCCAGGTTCCGACGTTCGAGGCGACGGTGGCGATCCACAGCGCGCGAAACACCCGATTCCCGAGCGGCGCCCAGGCCCCCTGCCGATCGGCGAGGCCAGGGGTGACGTCCGTGGTGAACCCCGTGGCGGAAGCAGCGGCGGACGCGGAAGGCGAAGGCGAGCGGGAATCGGCCATGCGCACTATTAGGTCCTCCCGCCTCCACCACACAAGATGCCGCCGCGGGGCAGGAGGGCCCACGGACGCGGCCCGCTTGCTTGCCGCGACCGTTGGGCCAGCCTATAAGTCCTCGTCCCGCCCACGGATTTGTTCTGGCGGTGTTCAATGTCGACTCGGAAGACAGGCTTCGCATGACCTTTGCCATCGCCTATCCGGTCATCGATCCGATCCTGGTGCAAATCGGGCCGTTCGCCATCCGCTGGTACGCTTTGGCCTATCTCGTCGGCCTGCTGCTCGGCTGGCAATTCGCCCGCTGGCGGGCCGGGCAGTCACCGCACCTGGTCGAGAAGGAAGCGGTCGACGATTTTCTGACCTGGGCGACGCTTGGCGTGGTGTTGGGCGGACGGCTTGGCTACGTGTTGTTCTACAAGCCGAGCTACTATTTTGAGCACCCGCTCGCCGCTTTGCAGGTCTGGCACGGCGGGATGTCGTTCCACGGCGGGTTGCTCGGCGTGATCGTCGCCGGCGTAAGCTTCTGCGCGATCCGCCATATCCGCACTCTCGCCTTCGCCGACCTGATCTTCTGCGCGGCGCCGATCGGGCTTTTCCTTGGACGTCTCGCCAACTTCATCAATGGCGAGCTGGTCGGCCGGCCCGGCGACGTCCCCTGGGCGATGGTCTTTCCCGGCTACGGCCCGGAGCCGCGCCATCCGAGCCAGCTCTACGAGGCCGGGCTCGAGGGGCTGTTACTCTTCACCATCCTCTTCGTGCTCTCGCGGTTTGCCGCGGTCCGCGAGCGGCCAGGGGTGCTGACCGGCGCCTTTCTTGTCGGCTACGGTTTGTTCCGCTCGTTCGGCGAGCTGTTCCGCGAACCTGATTCCTTCCTTGGCTTTATCGCACCAGGACTGACCATGGGCCAGGTTCTCTCGCTGCCGATGGCGATGATCGGCGCCGGCTTCGTCATTTGGGCGTTGCGCCGCCCACGGGTCTGTGGGTGAGCCCGCTCGGCGAGCGGCTGCGCGCGCAGATTGCCCGGACCGGCCCGATCGGCGTTGACACCTTCTTCGCCTCGGCGATGGGGGACGCTGAGCACGGCTATTACGCGACCCGCAATCCGCTCGGCCGTGGCGGTGATTTTATTACCGCACCCGAGATCAGCCAGGTGTTCGGCGAGTTGATCGGTGCGTGGTGCGTCGCCGTCTGGCGCGCGCTGGGCGCTCCCGACCCCATCCGCCTCGTCGAGCTCGGCCCGGGGCACGGCACCCTGCTCGCCGATCTGTGGCGCGGCACTGCGGCAGTGGCCCCCGAGTTTATCGCCGCGGTGCGCCTTCACCTCGTTGAGATCAGTGCGCCGCTGCGCGCCTGTCAGCAGGATGCCCTCTCCACACTCGTCCCACAAGGTGCGGTCGTCTGGCACGAATCGCTGAGCGAGGTTCCGGATGGCCCGCTACTGCTGGTCGCCAACGAATTTTTTGACGCGCTGCCGATCCGCCAGTTCGTCGCCGAGGGCGGCGTCTGGCGCGAGCGGCGGGTTGGCCTTTCGGCGGATGGCAAGGAGCTTGCCTTTGTAACCGGCTCCGAGGGTGACCTCGGCGAAGATTTCGCGCCCTTCGAAGGTGAAATCGTCGAGCGCTGTCCGGCGGGGGAAGCGCTCGCTGCGGAGATCGCCGGGCGCATCGCCCACTGCGGCGGTTGCGCGCTGATCATCGATTACGGCCACACGCGCAGCGCTACCGGCGAGACCTTGCAGGCGGCGAGCGGCCATCGGCGCGCCGATCCGCTCATGAGGCCGGGGGAGGCCGATCTCTCGCACCACGTCGATTTCACCCGCCTGCGTATCGCCGCCCAAGAGGCTGGCGCCGTGGTGTCCGGCCCGATCGCCCAGGGTCTCTTCCTTGGCCGCCTCGGTATCGCCGAGCGCGGCGAGGCGCTGGCTGGAGCCGCTGCCACGCCTGCAGTCGGCGAGGCGGTGCGCGGCGCCGTTCGCCGGCTGGTTCACCCCGGGCGGATGGGCGTGCTATTCAAAGCGATGGCCATCGCCCATCCCGCCTCTCCGGACGTTCCGGGGTTCGCTGCCGCGATGCAGGCTGGTCGCTAGCGCTTTTAAGGATCGCAGCGCACGGACTCGATGAGCTCGCCGCGCCGTTCGGCACGCAGCGCGAAATCGAACAGGTCGCGCTGCAGGCAGAGCAACGGGTCGGCCGGCGGCAGGTAGGCCTTGTCGTTGCGCAGAAACTTGGCGGTGGTCTCATGGGCGAGGATTGCCTCAAGGGCGCCGAGCGGATCGAACGGCCGGCCACCGAGCAGGCTTTCGAGGTAATCGCCGCATGCTTCGTCCTCCGGCGCCTTGGCGCGGCTGCGGATGCCCATGGCGACGAGCGAGACCACCTGCGGCTGGCGCTTTTGGATGAGCGCAGCGGTCGCCCGCGCGGTCATAAACGAGCCGAGCAGCACCTCATTGCAGCGGGGGAGTGCGGTGATCGCGCCGGTCACTCCCGAGGTAGTGCGGTGTACGATCGTGCGCCCGGCGAACTGCGCCGGGCCGGCGGCGAGGATCAGCGACGGCGAGTTGGTCAGATCGAAGCCGTCAATCGGCACCTCGTTGACCTCGCCGACCAGCACTGCTTCGGGATCGTGTTGCTTGAACGCGAGGCAGGCCTCCGGATCGCCTTCGAGAACGATCCGCTTCGCTCCGAGGTAATAGAGCAGCGGCTCGCACGAGAAGGCGCGAAAGACGTCGATGATCACCGCCAGTCCCCGGGCGGCCTCGGCTCCCTCGGCGAGGGACAGCCTCAGAATTTCCATGCCTTGCCTCCATGGTGCGCGGGCTGCAATCATGGCGGAAGCTACGCCGCCAAACGAGGTCGGATGTGACCGTCGGTGGTGATATGAGGTGATGCGGGGCAGGAGACGGAAGCGGTGATGCAAGCGTTGCCAAGATACCCGGCTCTTTATCAGGTCAATACCCGGGTGTGGCTGGGCGAGCTTGGCCGCGCCCTCGGCCGGCCGGCCAATCTCGATGATATTCCGGATGCGATTCTCGATGGCTGGGCCGAGCGCGGCTTCGATTGGATCTGGATGCTCAGCGTCTGGACGGTCGGTGCGGCGAGCCGGCAGGTCTCCCGCAAGCGAGAGGACTGGCTGAACGATTTTCGCCGAACCCTTCCCGATCTGACCCAAAACGATATCGGCGGGTCCGGCTTCGCCATCGCCGCCTACGATGTCGCGGCCGCGCTCGGCGGCGATGCGGCGCTGGCGCGGCTGCGCGCCCGCCTCGCCGAGCGCGGCCTCAGGCTGATGCTCGACTTCGTGCCCAATCACGTCGCTCTTGATCATCCGTGGCGCGATCAACACCCCGACTGGCTGATCCGCGGCAGCGGAACCGAACTCGCCATTGCGCCCGCTAACTGGGTGCGGATCGAAACCGCTCAGGGGCCGGCGATCTTCGCCCACGGCCGCGATCCCTATTTTCCCGGCTGGCCGGACACGCTGCAGCTCAACTACGCTGATGCGGGCCTGCAGGCGGCGATGGCCGAAGAACTCGCGCGGATCGCCCGACGCTGCGACGGCGTGCGCTGCGATATGGCGATGCTCGTGCTCCCCGAGGTGTTCCAGCGCACCTGGCAGCGCGATATCGCGCCGTTCTGGCCCGGCGCAATCGCCACCGCCCGGGCAATGAATCCCGCCTTCCGGCTGGCCGCCGAGGTCTATTGGGACCTCGAATGGGAGCTTTTGGAGCAGGGCTTCGATTACGCCTACGACAAGCGGCTCTACGACCGGCTGCGCGGGGGCGATACCAGCGGAGCGCGGGCGCACCTTTCCGCTGGGCTCGATTACCAGGCGCGGATGGTACGCTTTCTCGAAAACCACGACGAGGCCCGCGCCGCAGCGGCGTTCAACCCCCGGGAACGGCACGAGGCGGCGGCACTCGTCACCTTTTTTGCGCCGGGCTTGCGCTTTTTTCAGGAAGGCGAGTTCGATGGCCGGCGGGTGCATGTCTCGCCCCACCTCGTCCGCCGGCCTGACGAGCCGGTGGATGGACCGCTCGCCGCCTTCTACGTGTGCCTGCTCACCGTCCTGAAAGATCCGCTGGTGCGAGATGGCAACTGGCAGGCACTCGCGCCGCGCGCGGCCTGGGAGGGCAACGGGAGCTGGCTGGACTTTATCGGCCACGCTTGGCAGGACGATCGCGGCAAGAAGCTGGTCGTCGTCGTCAACTTCGCGCCGCACGCCGGGCAGTGTTATCTGCCGCTGACCATCGAAGGGATCAGCGGACGGACGGTGGTGCTGCGCGACCGGCTCGGCGGAATTTCTTACGAGCGCGATGGCAGCACACTGATTGCGCCCGGGCTTTACCTCGACTTGCCCGCCTGGGGTGTTCACGCCTTTGCCGTTGAGGCCGGCTGACTTATCGCCGGCCTCCGGCAGAGTGTGAGTGCCAGGAGCGCTCAGACTGCTTCGCCGACCTTGGCGGGCAAAGGTTCGAGAGCGACTTCGACCGCCTCCTCGGCCCGCTCGATCCAGTGGAAGGTCAGGCGGTCGCGGGCGTCGGCGGGAATCTCCTCGAAGTCCCGGCGGTTGCGAGCCGGCAGCATCACCTCGGTGATGCCGGCGCGGGCAGCGGCGATCACCTTCTCCTTGATGCCGCCGACCGGCAGGACGAGGCCGCGCAGGCTGATCTCGCCGGTCATCGCCAGGTTGCTGCGGCAGGTTCTGCCGGTGAGCAGCGAGGACAGGGCGATGAACATCGCGACGCCGGCGCTGGGGCCGTCCTTGGGGATGGCGCCGGCGGGAACGTGGATGTGAATATCGCTCTTCTCGAACAGATCCTCAGGGATGCCGAGCGCACCCGCCCGCGTTTTGACCAGGCTGAGTGCCGCCTGGGCGCTTTCCTTCATCACCTCGCCGAGCTGGCCGGTGAGGATCAGCCGGTTGCTGCCGGGCATGCGCGTCGCTTCGATGAACAGGATATCGCCGCCGGCAGGCGTCCAGGCGAGGCCGGTGGCGACGCCGGGAACGCTGGTACGCATGGCAACCTCGCTCTCGAACCGCACCGGCCCTAAGATCGCTTCCAGGTCCTCGCTATCGATAATCTCCTTGGCGCCGGCGGTGCCATCGGCGACCGCCATTGCCACGTGACGGAACACCGTGCCGATCTGGCGTTCGAGATTACGGCAGCCGGCCTCGCGGGTGTAATCGCGGATGATCGCCCGCAGCGCCGGCTCGGTGATCCCACAGCGCGCGCGGGAGAGGCCGTTGGTGTCGAGCTGGCGGTCAACGAGGTAGCGGGTGGCGATCTGCAGCTTTTCCTCCTCGGTGTAGCCCGGCAGCTCGATCACCTCCATGCGGTCGCGTAGCGGCCCCGGGATGGTATCGAGCATGTTGGCGGTGCCGATGAACAGCACTTCGGAGAGATCGAACGGCACGCTGAGGTAGGCGTCGCGGAACGTCGAATTCTGCTCGGGGTCGAGCACCTCGAGCAGCGCCGCCGAGGGATCGCCCTGGATGCCGGTGCCGAGTTTGTCCATCTCGTCGAGCATCATCACCGGGTTGCGGGAGCCGGCACGGCGCAGTGCCTGGATGATGTTGCCGGGTAGCGCACCGATGTAGGTCCGGCGATGGCCGCGGATCTCCGATTCGTCGTGCACACCGCCGAGGCTGAGGCGGACGAACTTACGGCCGGTGGCGCGGGCGATGCTTTGGCCGAGCGAAGTTTTGCCGACGCCGGGCGCACCGACGAAGCACAGGATCGGGCCGTGGCCCTCGGGCTTGAGCTTACGCACCGCGAGGAACTCGAGGATGCGCCGCTTGATCCTTTCAAGACCATAGTGGTCGTGATCGAGGATCTGGCGCGCTTCGGTGATATCGATCGTCTGCGGATCGACGACCGACCACGGCACCTCGATCAACCAGTCGAGATAGGTGCGCGCAACCGAATATTCGGCCGCTCCCTCGGGCATTCGCTCCAGGCGCTTGAGCTCGCCGCGCGCCGCCTTCTCCGCTTCCTCGGGCATCTTCGCCCGGGCGATCGCCTCGCCGAGTTCCTTGATCTCCTCGGAGCGGTCGTCAGTCTCGCCGAGCTGCTTTTGGATGGTCTTGAGCTGCTCGCGCAACAGGTACTCGCGTTGATGCTCGCCGACCTTCTCCTGAGTCTGCTCGTTGATTTCCTGCGAGATGCGCAGGACGGCAAGTCGGTGGCCGAGCAGCGTCATTATCTTGTCGAGACGCGGCTTGAGCGCGACGGTCTCGAGAATGTCCTGCTTTTCCTCCGGCTTGAGGTCGAGATAGCTGGCGACGACGTCGGCGAGCAGCGATGGCTGGTCGATGTTCTGAACACCCGTAACGAGATCGGGAGGCGCCTGTGGCAGGAGTTGCAGGGCTTCGGAGGCCATCTGCTTCAGTCGATGAACGCGAGCCTCGATTTCCTCGTCAATCGTCTCCGGCTCGTCGATCGGTTGAGCGCGGACGCAGACGAAAGGGTAGCCCTCGAGATATTCGAGGATGCGAAAGCGCTTCTGCCCCTGACAGACGAGGTGGTGCGCACCGTTCGGACCGGTCAGGTAGCGCAGAATCACCGCGGCGGTGCCGATGCGTGGAAGGGAGGCGGTTGCCATGGCGTCTTCGCCCGGATCGCGCTGCAGGAGGATGCCAATTGGTCGCTCACGGCGCACGGCCTCCTGCGCGGCGGCGATCGATTTCTGCCGGCCGAGATTAATCGGCAGGACGATGCCGGGGAACAGCACGACATTGTGCACCGGCACGATCAGCAGGGCGTCGTCGGGCAGTTCGGGCTGGGATGAGTCGTCCGCGGTGGTCGCAGCGGGCTCGGTCAAGGACCGATTGTCGGTCTCGGTGGAAACGGTGTTCTTATCCCGGCGGGCATCGGTGGAAACGAGGTCGGCGGAGGAAGTATCGGCAGAAGGACTATCAGCGATCATGGGCTGTTTCCCGGGCGTCGATTATAGCTTGCGCAGGCAAAGATGAAGACAGCCGTCGACGAGATCGCGCCGCAGGATTTCCAGGCGACGGGCGGGCAGATCGATAACCCGCTCGAGACGGCCATGGGGAATTTCCATGCGGACGACTTCGGCGTTCCGACAAGCCGTCGGTACCGGACGCAGGCCGACGATCACTACCCGGTTGTGGTCGAGCATCACGGTTACCTGATCTGCGGGCACCCCGGGAAGCGCGGCGAAAATCCAGATCCGGTCCGAAGTTTCGTAAACATCGATCGGCGGTTCCCACGCCGGCTGCAGCGTGGAGGAGCCTCCCAATTGAAAGAACTGGCGATGCAGGCGTTCGGCCTGCTCCAGCATCCTGCAGGCATCCGCCCACATCCAATGGTCGGGTTGGCGCGGCATGGGTCCTCGTTCCCCCTTGGTTACCTCCTGCCTTAGATGGGCCGGCAGACGAGCGATGTCAGCAGTGGGCGCGCCGCCGGTGGTCTTGCAACACCAGTTCGCCTAAGAATATTGGCGCGGGTACGACAACGGACGGGAACGAGGAACAAAACGCATGCGCTACAAGTTGGACGGGGTGGGCATTGAAACGGATGGTGATGATTGGTGGGTCGCGCCCAGCGCCGTCGTCATCGGCAAGGTGAAGTTGGAACGAAACGCCAGTGTCTGGTGGGGCGCGGTGGTGCGCGGCGACAACGAACTCATTACCATCGGGGAAAATTCGAACGTGCAGGACGGCTGCGTGCTGCATACGGACCCGGGATATCCGCTCACCATCGGCCGCAACGTCACGGTCGGTCATCTGGTAATGATGCATGGCTGCACCATTGGTGACGGCAGCCTGATCGGTATCGGCAGCGTTATCCTCAACGGCACCAGAATCGGCCGCAACTGCCTGATTGGCGCGAAAACGCTGATCGGCGAGGGCAAGGACATTCCCGACGGCTCGGTGGTGATGGGCGCACCCGGCAAGGTTGTGCGCACTCTTACGCCCGAGCAGATCACCCGCATGCAGGAAGGTGCCGCCAAGTACGTCTCGAACTGGCAGCGCTACAAGCGGGGCCTGCAGGTCCAGGATTAACGCGTAACCAACTCAGGCGGCGTTGGCCTCGTCGAGCTTTTCGATCCAAGGCTTCATTTTCACGTCCTCCTCGAGGACGTGCGGGATCAGCCAGTCGGCAATCAGATTATAGAACGTAACCACGGTGAAACCGGATGGATCGTCACGAAAGCGCCGCTTCAATTCGGCGGCGCGCATCACCATGTCCCGGTGAATGCGACAGTGCGCCTTGTAGCCGGGATACGCGGCAAGGCGCATCAGCATTTCCTCGCGTCGGAAATGCTCGCGCGTGTAGTCAAGGACGTCCTCGACCGCGCTGGCGATTACTGGCCGGTCATCTCCGGAGACGTCGAGAAAATGCAGCCGATTGAGGGAGTAGACGAGGCGCTGGTGATCGGCGTCGACGGCTGGCACACCGAGGCGGAGACTATCGCGCCACTGCAGCAAGGCCATCGTCGTTCCTCTCATTTCCGCTACCACGACAGCGCGCCGCGTCGCTCGATCACGCACACCAATTGCGCAAGCGACATCAGAGCACATTCAATCTTTGGAATACAGTGCGCAGACCTTGATGCTGCGTTGCGCAATGCGCGCGTTGCGCCTAAAGCACACTCGACGACGCTACTTGCGAACATGCGGATCGCGCACGCCGGATCGCACGCGGGCAGACCTGGGTCGCACAAGGGCAGACGCCGCGGCGGACCCGCTGACCGATGGGGCCGGAACGGCGCTCGTCAGGCGGCCTGTGCCTCGGGAAGATGGGCGACGAACGGCCTGAGCTTGACGTCTTCTTGAAGCACATGAAGGAGTAGCCAGTCGGCGACGCCGCCGCAGAAGGTATGCAGCCGCCGCAAGTGCAGTTGCTTGCGGAAGCTCGCTTCCATGTCGCCGGCGCGCTTGGCCATCTGCCGGTGAATGTCGCTATGCGCGGCAAGGCCGGGATAGTTCGCCATCCGCATTAGCGCCTCTTCACGGCGAAAATGCTCGATTTCCGCGTGCACGAGCGCGCTCATCGCCTCGACGATTACCGCCGGGTTGTCGGCGAGCACGACGCTCACGTGCAGCTGGTTGAGCGCGTCGATGAGTTGCCGGTGGTCCTTGTCGATCGCTGGAACGCCGACACTCAGATTCTCACGCCAATGTAACAGTGCCATCCTGGATGTTCCTCACCTGCGTCGCCGGCCGATTCGCCGATCGCGTTTTCGATTTTTTCGTGCGCCGCCAGGGCAATGACCAATCTGGAATCGCGATGTGCGGCCTTATATAATTTGTTTGGTTCAAGGTGCCTTTTCGTCAGCGCCAAACTTCAGGCGGCCTGGGCGTCCGCGAGATGGGCAATCCACGGCTTGAGTTGCATGTCCGCGCCGAGAACGTGATCGACCAGCCAGTCGGCCATCAGATCATATAAGTCATGGACGCGGACGGCCTGCGGGTCGGTATGGAAGAGGGCGACAATCTCAGCGACCTTCGCGGTGAACTGCTGGTGCGCCCGCCGATGTCCGGCGAGGCCTGGATAGCCCCCCAGTTCCATGAGCTGCTCCTCGCGACGGAAGTGCGTTTGCGTATAGAGCAGGAGTTCGCTGAGCGCGTCGCCGATCGCCTGCGGGTCGTCGCCGGCAAGGTCGAGAAACCGTACACGGTTGAGAAGCTCGAACAGCCGCTTATGATCATTATCGACCCGGGGAACATCGAGCGATAGGCTGTCTCGCCAGCGAAGCAGTGTCATGGATTGTTCCCTCGTTTTGATCCCGTTCGGTCAGCCGTTGCTGACTCTTTTGCAATTGCACCATTATTGTAAGCACATGCAAAAACAAATGAACAGTGTGAATTCAGCAACGGAGCGTTGCGCGAGGCGCGAGGACAGGAGGTCATCTTGATGCGCCAATCCTCAGTGCCGTCGATGTTGAGCGCCGATTCACTGTCCGGCAGTCCGGCAATTCGCCACGGTTTCTTCACCCGCGAGGGCGGTATCAGCGACGGGCCATACGCATCGCTGAACTGCGGCCTCGGCTCGGCCGACGATCCGGATCGGGTCCGAGAGAATCGCCGCCGCGCCATGCGCGGCCTTGGCGCCGCGGACGACGCGCTGATCACCGCCTACCAGGTGCATTCGCCCTATGCCGCGGTCGTCGAAGCTCCCTGGCCGGCCGACGCCCGCCCGCAACTCGACGCCCTGGTGACACGCACCCCGGGGCTGGCGCTGGGCATTCTCACCGCCGACTGCGCACCGGTGCTGCTCGCCGATCCCGACACCAAGGTGATCGGTGCCGCCCACGCCGGCTGGCGGGGGGCCAAGGGCGGGGTGCTCGCGGCGACAATCGAAGCAATGCTCGGCTGCGGAGCGCGCCTGAGCTCGATTCGGGCCGTCGTCGGCCCGTGCATCCGCCAGGACTCCTACGAGGTCGGCGCCGAGTTTCGCGATGCCTTCCTCGCCGATGATCCCGGCGCCGATACGTTCTTCCGCCCGGGCGTTCCGCCCCATGAGGACCCGCAGCGCTACCGGTTCGATCTCGCCCGGTTCGTTGCCCGCAAGCTCGGAGCGCTCGGCGTGCGTACACTCGAGATCCTGCCCCACGATACCTTCGCCGACGACCGCTTCTTCAGCTACCGCCGCGTCACCCTCGCCGGCGGCAATGACTATGGCCGCATGCTCTCGGCGATCACGCTGCTGCCGTGACCGGGGCGGGCGGCGATCCAGGCGGAGCGCAACATCGATGCCACACCTCATCCTGCTGATGGCCTTCGTGCTGGTGGCGCTGGTGGCGATGTGCATGTTCGCAGGCTGAGTCGCCGCCAATGCCGCATCGAGCTTCCGTCTCGGCTTCTTCATCATCGTCTCCGTCTACCACGACGGAGCCGACCTCGCTCCAATCAAGCCACTGGTCCCAAATTCGGGGTCCACTTCAGTCCATCGGGCGCATGTTCGGCAGGCTCAAGGACTGGCCCGCATCGCCACCCGCTACGATCGTTGCGCCCACACCTTCATGAGTGCCATCTGCATCGCCGTATCCGTCATCTTCTGGTTATGAGCCCTGAGCCTAAGCAACTAACGTCTGACTTACGGCGAGAGCCGATTGACATTTTTCGGAAGCTGATCCCAAACATCGGTGCGAGCGCTTAACTGTTTGGGATGCTGCAAAGCCGGCATGGACCCCACAACCTTGACCGATCTTTTGCTGGCCAATGAACCGATGATCCGTCTCACCTTTTTCCTCGGGGTATTGGCGGCGATGGCGATATGGGAAAATGCGATGCCGCGCCGGCGCCGGCAATTTCCTCGCG is a genomic window of Rhodospirillales bacterium containing:
- a CDS encoding SAM-dependent methyltransferase, whose product is MGDAEHGYYATRNPLGRGGDFITAPEISQVFGELIGAWCVAVWRALGAPDPIRLVELGPGHGTLLADLWRGTAAVAPEFIAAVRLHLVEISAPLRACQQDALSTLVPQGAVVWHESLSEVPDGPLLLVANEFFDALPIRQFVAEGGVWRERRVGLSADGKELAFVTGSEGDLGEDFAPFEGEIVERCPAGEALAAEIAGRIAHCGGCALIIDYGHTRSATGETLQAASGHRRADPLMRPGEADLSHHVDFTRLRIAAQEAGAVVSGPIAQGLFLGRLGIAERGEALAGAAATPAVGEAVRGAVRRLVHPGRMGVLFKAMAIAHPASPDVPGFAAAMQAGR
- a CDS encoding MFS transporter, which codes for MADSRSPSPSASAAASATGFTTDVTPGLADRQGAWAPLGNRVFRALWIATVASNVGTWVNDTASAWMMTEMASSPLLVSLVQVATTLPICLLAIPAGVLADIVDRRRLLIAAQSWMALSALALAALAALELLNPVHLLMLTFCLGIGAALTMPAWSATVPELVGPGELAAAVALGSLGMNIARAVGPALGGFVVAGIGSAWAYVLNALSFCGVIATLVLWRQTVVTSELPPENFSAAMRAGWRYVREAPAVQAVLVRCVAFFAFASATWALLPVVARHDLHGNATLYGALLGAVGIGAIAGALVLPRARRRMSANTLVAAASLLYAAMTAIIGLATSLWLIIPCMLLTGAAWLAMMSSFQIAAQTAVPAWVRARTLALNIVAFSGSMAAGSAVWGAVASAFGSSVALGLAALGAAASLLLGRRFPLHEGNVEGQATSAHWPEPVVVAEVDHDRGPVLVTIEYEVDAETVTAFLAAITRLGHVRRRDGASRWGIFEDAARPGTWVEAFIVPSWLDHLRQHARVTQADRVVEQAVRHHHRGPDLPRVRHLLAPAALSQR
- a CDS encoding 2-phosphosulfolactate phosphatase, with translation MEILRLSLAEGAEAARGLAVIIDVFRAFSCEPLLYYLGAKRIVLEGDPEACLAFKQHDPEAVLVGEVNEVPIDGFDLTNSPSLILAAGPAQFAGRTIVHRTTSGVTGAITALPRCNEVLLGSFMTARATAALIQKRQPQVVSLVAMGIRSRAKAPEDEACGDYLESLLGGRPFDPLGALEAILAHETTAKFLRNDKAYLPPADPLLCLQRDLFDFALRAERRGELIESVRCDP
- a CDS encoding prolipoprotein diacylglyceryl transferase; translation: MTFAIAYPVIDPILVQIGPFAIRWYALAYLVGLLLGWQFARWRAGQSPHLVEKEAVDDFLTWATLGVVLGGRLGYVLFYKPSYYFEHPLAALQVWHGGMSFHGGLLGVIVAGVSFCAIRHIRTLAFADLIFCAAPIGLFLGRLANFINGELVGRPGDVPWAMVFPGYGPEPRHPSQLYEAGLEGLLLFTILFVLSRFAAVRERPGVLTGAFLVGYGLFRSFGELFREPDSFLGFIAPGLTMGQVLSLPMAMIGAGFVIWALRRPRVCG
- a CDS encoding alpha-amylase, producing MQALPRYPALYQVNTRVWLGELGRALGRPANLDDIPDAILDGWAERGFDWIWMLSVWTVGAASRQVSRKREDWLNDFRRTLPDLTQNDIGGSGFAIAAYDVAAALGGDAALARLRARLAERGLRLMLDFVPNHVALDHPWRDQHPDWLIRGSGTELAIAPANWVRIETAQGPAIFAHGRDPYFPGWPDTLQLNYADAGLQAAMAEELARIARRCDGVRCDMAMLVLPEVFQRTWQRDIAPFWPGAIATARAMNPAFRLAAEVYWDLEWELLEQGFDYAYDKRLYDRLRGGDTSGARAHLSAGLDYQARMVRFLENHDEARAAAAFNPRERHEAAALVTFFAPGLRFFQEGEFDGRRVHVSPHLVRRPDEPVDGPLAAFYVCLLTVLKDPLVRDGNWQALAPRAAWEGNGSWLDFIGHAWQDDRGKKLVVVVNFAPHAGQCYLPLTIEGISGRTVVLRDRLGGISYERDGSTLIAPGLYLDLPAWGVHAFAVEAG
- the lon gene encoding endopeptidase La: MIADSPSADTSSADLVSTDARRDKNTVSTETDNRSLTEPAATTADDSSQPELPDDALLIVPVHNVVLFPGIVLPINLGRQKSIAAAQEAVRRERPIGILLQRDPGEDAMATASLPRIGTAAVILRYLTGPNGAHHLVCQGQKRFRILEYLEGYPFVCVRAQPIDEPETIDEEIEARVHRLKQMASEALQLLPQAPPDLVTGVQNIDQPSLLADVVASYLDLKPEEKQDILETVALKPRLDKIMTLLGHRLAVLRISQEINEQTQEKVGEHQREYLLREQLKTIQKQLGETDDRSEEIKELGEAIARAKMPEEAEKAARGELKRLERMPEGAAEYSVARTYLDWLIEVPWSVVDPQTIDITEARQILDHDHYGLERIKRRILEFLAVRKLKPEGHGPILCFVGAPGVGKTSLGQSIARATGRKFVRLSLGGVHDESEIRGHRRTYIGALPGNIIQALRRAGSRNPVMMLDEMDKLGTGIQGDPSAALLEVLDPEQNSTFRDAYLSVPFDLSEVLFIGTANMLDTIPGPLRDRMEVIELPGYTEEEKLQIATRYLVDRQLDTNGLSRARCGITEPALRAIIRDYTREAGCRNLERQIGTVFRHVAMAVADGTAGAKEIIDSEDLEAILGPVRFESEVAMRTSVPGVATGLAWTPAGGDILFIEATRMPGSNRLILTGQLGEVMKESAQAALSLVKTRAGALGIPEDLFEKSDIHIHVPAGAIPKDGPSAGVAMFIALSSLLTGRTCRSNLAMTGEISLRGLVLPVGGIKEKVIAAARAGITEVMLPARNRRDFEEIPADARDRLTFHWIERAEEAVEVALEPLPAKVGEAV